Proteins from a genomic interval of Watersipora subatra chromosome 10, tzWatSuba1.1, whole genome shotgun sequence:
- the LOC137405636 gene encoding uncharacterized protein, with amino-acid sequence MVVNNENIMSDDKIMTQASVNKKNTPQTNNNGTPKTRKSEHNSVSTKGRAVQGVDSLNGNGRETDSDITCIEESRVDSPKTQVTTVCLHTREETADDVLTEKHSPARENGLSSSTVDGKQTERSRFTKQQSEASSSGATAEMNTMNDSMITNESSLADKSLVTSTSLVTDKSVGAQSGQSEGSDQSDAIIKADGVENICKFYAKRPEDKDKCLLRDVAITDDGIILITDSNNRNIKLFTVQGEHVRTVRHPDLKDPFGIALLDESRFIVADRKGKDLKIFTMEGELLEKVGHNLDNYPMKAPTGLAINSKGEIVVSDSTRRCVYIYPIEGAFCEIICGEAGLKPLHFKKPKYVGVTRDDDIIVSDYYSKKIAVFDAQTHSLKFTYGNNSTDRKLSYPRGVTTNSHGNILIADNYNGKIQMVNGEEGKFIQFVYGDKHSIHRIRSVACGNSGHMVALGNGGKVKVFDISQMHAKPPSDKAEDETLLQALFKEPEHQPDEQASQHEPTAQ; translated from the exons ATGGTGGTGAATAACGAG AACATTATGTCCGATGATAAAATCATGACTCAAGCCTCGGTCAACAAAAAAAATACTCCACAGACCAACAATAATGGCACACCAAAGACACGCAAATCCGAACACAATTCAGTGAGTACGAAGGGCAGGGCAGTACAGGGCGTCGACTCACTAAACGGAAATGGCAGGGAAACTGACAGTGACATCACCTGTATAGAGGAATCTCGAGTCGATAGCCCAAAAACGCAAGTTACGACAGTGTGTCTGCACACAAGAGAAGAGACTGCAGATGATGTGTTGACAGAAAAACATAGCCCTGCTAGAGAAAATGGCCTCAGCTCATCAACAGTGGATGGTAAGCAGACAGAGAGAAGTCGGTTTACCAAGCAGCAGAGTGAGGCCTCCTCGTCGGGTGCCACAGCCGAAATGAACACAATGAATGATTCGATGATAACGAATGAGAGCAGCCTGGCCGACAAGTCACTCGTCACCTCAACAAGCCTCGTGACAGACAAGAGTGTTGGAGCGCAGAGTGGCCAGAGTGAAGGCAGCGACCAGTCGGATGCTATCATAAAG GCTGACGGAGTAGAGAATATATGTAAATTCTATGCAAAAAGGCCCGAGGACAAAGATAAATGTTTGCTCCGAGACGTTGCCATAACAGATGATGGCATTATATTAATCACTGACTCAAACAACAGAAATATAAAG CTCTTCACTGTACAAGGAGAGCATGTGAGGACTGTGCGCCATCCAGATCTAAAAGATCCATTTGGCATCGCCTTGCTTGATGAGTCAAGATTCATTGTCGCTGACCGAAAAGGAAAG GACTTGAAGATATTCACAATGGAAGGCGAGCTATTAGAAAAAGTTGGTCACAACCTTGATAACTATCCAATGAAGGCCCCGACCGGATTGGCGATCAATAGCAAAGGAGAGATCGTGGTGTCCGACTCCACACGTCGATGCGTTTATATCTATCCAATAGAAGGAGCATTTTGTGAAATTATCTGTGGAGAG GCCGGATTAAAACCCCTACATTTCAAAAAACCAAAGTATGTGGGAGTAACGAGAGATGATGACATAATCGTCTCGGACTACTATAGCAAAAAGATCGCCGTCTTCGACGCTCAGACACACAGCCTCAAGTTCACTTATGGTAACAACTCAACTGACAGGAAGTTGAGTTATCCTAGGGGAGTCACAACCAATTCTCACGGAAACATTCTTAtagctgataattacaatggAAAG ATTCAAATGGTCAACGGTGAAGAGGGAAAGTTCATCCAATTTGTTTACGGAGACAAGCACAGTATTCATAGAATTCGCTCAGTTGCGTGTGGCAATTCAGGCCACATGGTTGCTCTTGGTAACGGTGGAAAGGTGAAAGTATTTGATATTTCGCAGATGCATGCGAAACCGCCTTCTGACAAGGCCGAGGATGAG ACGCTACTTCAGGCTCTGTTCAAG GAACCAGAACACCAGCCAGATGAACAGGCATCTCAGCATGAGCCGACAGCGCAATGA